The DNA segment TCCAGGATACTCTTTCATATTCTTTTTTTAAAAAAGGGCTCCGAATCTACATAAACCGTCTTCGTTTTCTTATCCCATTTTACATCTGCACCAAATCCTTCTGAAATCGCACGAATGGGTACATACACAGTGCCATTAATTATTTT comes from the Paenibacillus lentus genome and includes:
- a CDS encoding copper amine oxidase N-terminal domain-containing protein codes for the protein MHRFVKMGLIGVACMLIFSAGAFAATIKPKVFVHSNQVTSGVEPKIINGTVYVPIRAISEGFGADVKWDKKTKTVYVDSEPFFKKRI